From one Pseudomonas fluorescens genomic stretch:
- a CDS encoding AraC family transcriptional regulator, with amino-acid sequence MSPPEKPILTLAENYRHGERIAAHCHNRAQLIHALSGVITVNSLQGSWVVPPGRGVWVPTAVEHDLKMAGAVRMRTLFIDQKARTDLPQDCQVVDISPLLRQLIISAMDIPADYPPGGRDERLMQLILDEIRVLPILALHVPTPRDPQLAELCQALRDAPSEDWNLARAGRLLGTSARTLTRAFQRETGLSFIQWLRRMRLLASLDSLAAGHPILDVALDLGYDSPSAFSAMFRRTLGVSPSAYFGKAQAYGAAQTD; translated from the coding sequence ATGTCGCCCCCGGAAAAACCCATCCTCACCCTGGCCGAAAACTACCGCCACGGCGAACGCATTGCGGCCCACTGTCACAATCGCGCGCAGTTGATCCACGCCCTCAGCGGGGTGATCACGGTCAACTCGCTGCAGGGCAGTTGGGTGGTGCCGCCGGGGCGTGGGGTGTGGGTACCGACGGCGGTCGAGCACGACTTGAAGATGGCCGGCGCCGTACGCATGCGCACCCTGTTCATCGACCAGAAAGCCCGCACCGACCTGCCGCAGGATTGCCAGGTGGTCGACATCTCGCCACTGCTGCGCCAGTTGATCATCAGTGCCATGGACATACCCGCCGACTACCCACCAGGCGGGCGCGACGAACGGTTGATGCAGCTGATCCTCGATGAAATCCGTGTGCTGCCGATCCTGGCCCTGCATGTACCCACGCCGCGCGACCCGCAACTGGCCGAGCTGTGCCAGGCCCTGCGCGATGCGCCCAGCGAAGACTGGAACCTGGCACGCGCCGGCCGCCTGCTCGGCACCAGCGCCCGCACCCTGACCCGGGCCTTTCAGCGCGAGACCGGCCTGAGCTTCATCCAGTGGCTGCGGCGCATGCGCCTGCTGGCCAGCCTCGACTCCCTGGCCGCCGGGCATCCGATCCTCGATGTGGCGCTGGACCTGGGCTACGACAGCCCCAGCGCCTTCAGCGCCATGTTCCGCCGCACCCTCGGGGTATCGCCCTCGGCCTACTTCGGCAAGGCCCAGGCC